The Methanobacterium lacus genome includes a region encoding these proteins:
- the hisI gene encoding phosphoribosyl-AMP cyclohydrolase, translated as MDKLDLNFRHEVGGEKLVIAIAQDHVSSEVLMVAYMNEEALKKTLETGIAHYYSTSRKKLWLKGESSGHTQEVKEVLTDCDEDAVLLKVEQNGGACHEGYYSCFFRKIETDSGELKLVKQKIFEPEQIYGEK; from the coding sequence ATGGATAAACTTGATCTAAATTTCAGACATGAGGTAGGGGGAGAAAAGTTAGTTATAGCCATAGCACAGGACCATGTTAGTTCTGAAGTGTTAATGGTTGCATACATGAACGAAGAAGCCCTTAAAAAAACCCTTGAAACTGGTATTGCACATTACTACAGTACTTCACGAAAAAAACTCTGGCTCAAGGGCGAAAGTTCAGGACATACCCAAGAAGTTAAAGAAGTTTTAACTGATTGTGATGAAGATGCTGTTCTTTTAAAGGTTGAACAGAATGGTGGGGCTTGTCATGAAGGTTATTATTCCTGTTTTTTCAGGAAAATAGAAACTGATTCAGGAGAACTGAAACTGGTAAAACAGAAAATATTCGAACCAGAACAGATTTATGGAGAGAAATGA
- the npdG gene encoding NADPH-dependent F420 reductase, whose amino-acid sequence MKIAIIGGTGDQGLGLALRFVKAGEDVIVGSRDIKKAETAVDLMKDILGSEDLPNLTAMTNQDAASNGDIIILTVPLQAQMVTLKSIKDNLKGEIFVDATSPLEGCLGGKPTRYVDLWEGSAAERSAEFLGDNAVVVSAFCNISASSLTTVDEDVECDCLVSGDDHEANLIVMELAEKISGVKSIECGALENARIVEKLTPLLINLNIRNKVKNAGIRISNI is encoded by the coding sequence TTGAAAATAGCTATAATTGGCGGTACAGGAGATCAGGGACTTGGACTTGCATTGAGATTTGTGAAGGCTGGAGAAGATGTGATAGTGGGATCAAGAGATATTAAAAAGGCTGAAACAGCCGTGGATCTCATGAAAGACATTTTAGGTAGTGAAGATCTTCCGAATTTAACAGCCATGACCAATCAAGATGCTGCTTCAAACGGAGATATTATTATTTTAACTGTTCCACTTCAAGCACAGATGGTAACATTAAAATCCATCAAGGACAATTTGAAGGGAGAAATATTTGTTGATGCAACATCACCACTCGAAGGTTGTTTAGGTGGTAAACCAACAAGGTACGTAGACCTCTGGGAGGGATCTGCAGCAGAAAGATCGGCAGAGTTCCTGGGTGACAATGCAGTGGTTGTTTCTGCATTTTGTAATATCAGTGCATCTAGTTTGACTACCGTGGATGAAGATGTTGAATGTGACTGTCTTGTTTCTGGAGACGATCATGAAGCAAATTTGATTGTTATGGAACTTGCAGAGAAAATTTCCGGTGTTAAATCCATTGAATGTGGGGCACTTGAAAATGCCAGGATCGTTGAGAAGCTGACTCCACTACTAATCAATTTAAACATTCGAAACAAAGTTAAAAACGCTGGAATAAGAATAAGCAATATTTAG
- a CDS encoding TatD family hydrolase has protein sequence MDKIPVTDNHIHVDPVNGEGPLETANKFSRAGGSFMIVPNKPTWTVNTTDYKEAMELVIKYVNEINTETDVKAFPVVGVHPAELSRLIKAGMDVSQSEQKIKNALEIAQKLVLDGEAVAIGEVGRPHYEVSPEELDAQNRLLVYAMELAKEANCPVQLHTESAGPKQYLEFAEMADRVGLPRNKVIKHFSGPFVLEEENHGLLPSLIATKDVVKTGLKKGKNILMETDYLDDKTRPGAVLGPKTVPRRTKEMIDQGLLSEDDAYRIHVENVEKVYNLNLEI, from the coding sequence ATGGATAAGATTCCTGTAACAGACAATCACATACATGTTGATCCAGTTAACGGTGAGGGGCCCTTGGAAACAGCAAACAAATTTTCACGGGCCGGGGGTTCCTTCATGATAGTTCCAAACAAACCCACGTGGACAGTGAACACAACAGATTACAAAGAAGCTATGGAACTTGTAATTAAATATGTGAATGAAATCAACACTGAAACTGATGTTAAAGCATTTCCTGTAGTGGGTGTTCATCCAGCAGAACTTTCAAGACTTATCAAAGCAGGAATGGATGTTTCCCAATCAGAACAAAAAATAAAAAATGCCCTCGAAATTGCTCAGAAACTGGTGTTAGATGGTGAAGCAGTTGCAATAGGTGAGGTTGGAAGGCCTCACTATGAAGTAAGTCCCGAAGAACTCGATGCTCAAAACAGGTTGTTAGTCTATGCCATGGAACTTGCCAAAGAAGCAAACTGTCCAGTTCAACTTCACACAGAATCAGCAGGTCCAAAACAATACTTAGAATTTGCAGAAATGGCAGATAGAGTGGGGCTTCCAAGAAACAAGGTCATTAAACATTTTTCAGGACCATTCGTGCTTGAAGAAGAAAATCATGGTCTTCTTCCTTCATTAATAGCCACCAAGGATGTTGTAAAAACTGGATTAAAAAAGGGAAAAAATATTTTGATGGAAACAGATTATCTGGATGATAAAACACGTCCTGGGGCAGTATTAGGTCCTAAAACAGTGCCAAGACGCACCAAAGAAATGATAGATCAAGGCCTGCTCAGCGAAGATGATGCCTACAGGATCCATGTAGAAAACGTTGAAAAGGTTTACAACCTAAACCTTGAAATTTAG
- the hxlB gene encoding 6-phospho-3-hexuloisomerase, whose amino-acid sequence MEHIKKTVENITKHALTVIDKIDGAQVDQMITTIQNAKSVFIVGSGRSELIGKAFAMRLMHLGFVVYVIGDVTTPAIDNEDCLIAISGSGETRTVTLAAGTAANSGATVIGITATPSSTLGIYLDVCVKIESKTKTPWKHYTSAVLKGDYDDLTPMGTLFEDTTHLFLDGLIAEFMARLGKKEDDLKRRHATIE is encoded by the coding sequence ATGGAACATATTAAAAAAACTGTGGAAAACATAACTAAACATGCCCTGACAGTCATAGATAAGATTGATGGAGCCCAAGTAGACCAGATGATAACCACTATCCAAAATGCTAAATCTGTGTTCATAGTTGGTAGTGGTAGATCAGAGTTAATTGGTAAAGCATTCGCAATGAGGTTGATGCATTTAGGATTTGTTGTGTACGTAATTGGAGATGTCACAACTCCCGCTATCGACAATGAAGATTGTTTAATTGCCATATCCGGTTCTGGTGAAACTAGAACAGTTACACTAGCAGCTGGAACTGCTGCTAATTCCGGAGCCACTGTGATAGGTATAACAGCCACTCCATCTTCTACCCTGGGAATCTATCTTGATGTTTGTGTGAAGATTGAAAGTAAAACTAAGACACCATGGAAACATTACACTTCAGCAGTTCTCAAGGGAGATTATGATGATCTAACACCCATGGGAACACTCTTTGAAGACACAACTCATCTGTTTTTAGATGGACTTATAGCAGAATTTATGGCACGTTTAGGTAAGAAAGAAGACGATCTCAAAAGGAGACATGCTACCATCGAATAA
- the hmgA gene encoding hydroxymethylglutaryl-CoA reductase (NADPH) translates to MADEKELINKIADGQVKLHQVEKFTDDVDEAVTIRRKFVEKVSNTELKHISKYSLSMEEALKRNIENPIGTVQIPVGIAGPLAIHGEHAEGEYYVPIATSEGALIASINRGFSAIRAGGGATARIIDDKMTRAPVIKTSSVSESLKIKTWIQTNFSKLKEAAESTTRHGKLVKIDPVVVVGKYVYPRFVYTTGDSMGMNMVTIATETALNVLMEETSGHVISLSGNVDVDKKPAAMNLIEGRGKTISAEISLPREVVAKTLKTTPEAIVEVNTAKNFVGSAISGSMGFNAHYANMIGGIFLATGQDEAHIVEGSLGITVAEENDGNLYFSVTLPDVPVATFGGGTRLETARECLEIMGVYGSGGVGKFAEIVAGTVLAGELSLMGALSAGHLARAHKDLGRG, encoded by the coding sequence ATGGCAGACGAAAAAGAATTAATCAATAAAATTGCTGATGGCCAAGTGAAACTGCATCAGGTTGAAAAGTTTACAGATGATGTTGATGAAGCTGTTACCATTCGTAGAAAGTTCGTTGAAAAAGTTAGTAACACCGAACTTAAACATATATCCAAGTACTCCCTATCAATGGAAGAAGCATTGAAACGGAACATTGAAAATCCTATTGGAACTGTTCAAATACCTGTTGGTATTGCTGGACCCCTTGCTATCCATGGAGAACATGCAGAGGGAGAGTATTACGTTCCCATTGCAACTTCTGAAGGAGCACTAATTGCATCTATAAACCGAGGATTTTCGGCTATTAGAGCAGGAGGAGGAGCTACTGCAAGAATTATTGATGATAAAATGACCAGAGCCCCCGTTATAAAAACTTCTTCAGTTTCTGAATCTCTCAAAATTAAAACTTGGATTCAAACCAACTTCAGTAAATTAAAAGAGGCTGCAGAGTCCACAACCAGACATGGAAAATTGGTTAAAATAGATCCAGTTGTGGTTGTTGGAAAATATGTTTATCCAAGGTTTGTTTACACTACTGGAGACAGTATGGGAATGAACATGGTTACCATAGCCACAGAAACTGCTCTTAACGTGCTCATGGAGGAAACATCGGGCCATGTTATTTCACTGAGTGGAAATGTGGATGTGGATAAAAAACCAGCTGCGATGAACTTGATCGAGGGAAGGGGTAAAACCATCAGCGCTGAAATTTCATTACCCCGAGAAGTTGTCGCAAAAACCTTGAAAACCACACCTGAAGCCATTGTAGAAGTTAACACCGCTAAAAATTTTGTTGGATCTGCGATTTCGGGTAGTATGGGTTTTAACGCTCATTACGCCAATATGATTGGCGGTATTTTCTTGGCAACAGGACAAGATGAAGCTCACATTGTTGAAGGTAGTCTTGGAATAACTGTTGCAGAGGAAAATGATGGAAATCTTTACTTCTCAGTGACACTACCAGATGTTCCTGTTGCAACCTTTGGTGGCGGAACAAGACTTGAAACTGCCAGAGAATGTCTAGAAATTATGGGGGTTTACGGTAGTGGTGGAGTAGGTAAATTTGCTGAAATTGTGGCAGGAACAGTTTTAGCAGGGGAACTCTCACTCATGGGTGCGCTCTCAGCAGGTCATCTAGCAAGGGCACATAAAGATCTTGGAAGGGGCTAA
- a CDS encoding PINc/VapC family ATPase, whose product MKIVPDTSVIVDGRITKIVLDKDYHGCEVIVPKAVISELEHQANKGRETGFNGLGELKELQRLCREGKIKLSYVGRRPNPDEIALAKGGEIDAMIRDTAGELNATLITSDKVQREVAQAQGLEAIYLKPEMIGYKELIIAKYFDEDTMSIHLKENVVPMAKKGSPGNINLVKIGSNPLKRLELEKMAREITEMAKSDFKSFIEIEMEGATVVQFREYRISIARPPFSDGVEITVVRPITKVSMDDYKLPEKLVDRLKNSAKGILIAGSPGAGKTTFAQAVAEFYSRDMGAIVKTMESPRDLQVGDEITQYAPLEKDMGKTADILLLVRPDYTIYDELRKTKDFRIFADMRLAGVGMIGVVHATRPIDAIQRIIGRVELGMIPSIVDTTIFINNGEVAAIYDVKLTVKVPTGMLEADLSRPVIEITDFETGDLVHEVYTYGEQTIVMDVGVETRYEKTPVQKIAEKEIVKEIKRRIPDATVEVSMKSDKRATVRINEDNIPKLIGKKGKTIDEVEKKIGISIGVEALEVKEIKKLENSFKVNAEISGNYVVLNFKKNVVGTPFDILVDEDYLFTATVGKKGNIKIKQDIELATIIINAMKKNIPIYARIRQE is encoded by the coding sequence ATGAAAATCGTTCCAGATACAAGTGTAATAGTTGATGGTAGAATTACTAAGATCGTACTAGACAAAGATTATCATGGATGCGAAGTCATAGTTCCAAAGGCAGTTATATCCGAACTAGAACATCAAGCCAACAAAGGTCGAGAAACAGGCTTTAATGGTTTAGGTGAGCTTAAAGAATTGCAGAGACTATGCAGAGAAGGAAAAATTAAGTTAAGCTACGTCGGTAGAAGACCTAACCCTGATGAAATAGCCCTTGCAAAGGGTGGGGAAATTGATGCCATGATCAGGGATACAGCAGGTGAACTCAACGCCACACTCATAACCAGCGACAAGGTACAGAGGGAAGTTGCCCAAGCTCAAGGATTGGAGGCTATCTACCTTAAACCGGAAATGATAGGCTACAAAGAGTTGATTATAGCCAAATACTTTGATGAAGACACCATGTCAATTCATCTGAAGGAAAATGTAGTTCCCATGGCAAAAAAAGGTAGTCCTGGAAATATTAATCTGGTTAAAATCGGTTCAAACCCTCTTAAAAGGTTAGAACTCGAGAAGATGGCCAGAGAAATAACTGAAATGGCTAAAAGTGATTTTAAAAGTTTTATCGAAATTGAAATGGAAGGTGCCACAGTTGTACAGTTTAGGGAGTACAGGATCTCAATAGCCAGACCGCCATTTTCAGACGGAGTTGAAATTACCGTTGTAAGACCAATTACCAAGGTATCCATGGATGATTATAAACTTCCAGAGAAACTGGTCGACAGATTAAAAAACAGTGCCAAGGGTATTTTAATTGCAGGATCTCCAGGAGCTGGTAAAACAACATTTGCCCAGGCAGTTGCAGAATTTTACAGCAGAGATATGGGTGCAATAGTTAAAACCATGGAATCTCCACGTGATCTTCAAGTTGGAGATGAAATTACCCAGTACGCACCCCTTGAAAAGGACATGGGAAAAACTGCAGATATTCTTCTATTAGTCAGACCAGACTACACCATATATGATGAACTCAGAAAAACCAAGGATTTCAGGATATTTGCGGACATGAGACTTGCAGGTGTGGGTATGATTGGAGTGGTTCATGCTACAAGGCCAATAGACGCTATTCAAAGAATAATTGGTCGTGTGGAACTTGGAATGATACCCTCAATTGTTGATACAACCATCTTCATAAACAACGGTGAAGTAGCTGCTATTTACGATGTTAAACTGACTGTGAAGGTTCCAACCGGCATGTTGGAAGCAGATCTTTCAAGGCCTGTGATTGAAATTACCGACTTTGAAACCGGGGATCTGGTGCACGAAGTATACACCTACGGTGAACAGACCATAGTCATGGATGTGGGTGTTGAAACCCGCTACGAAAAAACACCAGTACAAAAGATTGCTGAAAAGGAAATAGTGAAGGAGATCAAGAGAAGAATTCCTGATGCAACGGTAGAAGTGAGCATGAAATCTGATAAACGTGCCACTGTACGCATAAACGAAGATAACATTCCTAAGCTCATTGGTAAAAAGGGAAAAACCATAGACGAAGTTGAAAAGAAGATCGGTATAAGCATTGGAGTGGAAGCCCTCGAAGTTAAAGAGATCAAAAAGCTGGAAAACAGCTTCAAGGTGAACGCCGAAATTTCAGGCAATTATGTGGTTTTAAATTTTAAGAAAAATGTTGTTGGTACTCCATTCGATATTTTAGTTGATGAAGATTACTTGTTCACAGCCACTGTAGGTAAGAAAGGTAACATAAAGATCAAACAGGACATCGAACTTGCAACCATAATAATCAATGCAATGAAAAAGAACATACCAATATACGCCAGGATCAGACAAGAATAA
- a CDS encoding TIGR00267 family protein, with protein sequence MSIREFIQEYLKMSRYVALGTLDGILAVMGVTLAASGVASAGGLPIPNYVIGLTGLSGGIALALSNAFGSFIGERAEEARNLRELEQKMVIGEGALDDTVIHKQAKKRVYMSMFVHGFSSFIGSFVPVLPFILIATRTTAIFTTIGLCFIALVILGIYLGKVSRESLLKTSVEIVLIGVLIGVVSFVIGGGN encoded by the coding sequence ATGTCAATACGGGAATTTATACAGGAATATCTAAAAATGAGCCGTTATGTTGCTTTAGGGACACTTGACGGAATTTTAGCAGTTATGGGTGTTACTCTCGCAGCTAGTGGAGTAGCCAGTGCAGGAGGATTGCCAATTCCCAACTACGTCATAGGATTGACTGGATTGAGTGGAGGAATAGCATTGGCACTCTCCAATGCATTTGGTTCATTTATTGGTGAGCGAGCAGAAGAAGCTCGTAATTTAAGAGAACTCGAACAGAAAATGGTTATTGGTGAAGGAGCTCTTGATGATACTGTCATCCATAAACAGGCCAAAAAAAGGGTTTACATGAGCATGTTTGTCCATGGATTTTCGAGTTTTATTGGTTCGTTCGTTCCAGTACTGCCTTTTATTTTAATTGCAACTAGGACGACTGCCATATTTACAACCATAGGACTCTGTTTCATTGCATTGGTGATACTTGGAATTTACCTTGGAAAGGTTTCAAGGGAAAGCCTACTTAAAACCAGTGTTGAAATTGTGCTCATTGGTGTTTTAATTGGAGTTGTGAGCTTCGTGATCGGTGGAGGAAACTGA
- the hisS gene encoding histidine--tRNA ligase — MELQRPRGTRDFLFEEMKERKNVENTMKRIFESYGYGEIKTPIFEELSLFTTKSGEGIKDQIYHFQDKSGRDLALRPELTAPVARMYIKELQKAPKPVKMYYFGSCFRYERPQAGRFRQFWQLGCELIGGKSPGSEAEVISMAAHCLDELGLENYEIHIGNLGILRNILIDAQILGDTQDQVMAAIDKGDAEELKNLLKSINTDEDSEELLLKLIDMKGDASILKDAEALINCSENACNALFELEKLLEALEAFGFSNYTVNLGIARGLDYYTGTVFEIYVHGLGAQKQISGGGTYNLIELFGGEKVESTGFAFGFDRVMEALKKQQTTIDKEEAVKVFVAPLNSDLSLTGYEIVQKLRKANIGAEVDLVGKKLKKILSYADTKQISYVVLLGSREFEEGKVTVKDMNTGEQESVNISEVESYFKTMLM, encoded by the coding sequence ATGGAATTACAAAGACCTAGAGGAACCAGAGATTTTCTTTTTGAAGAGATGAAGGAAAGAAAAAATGTAGAAAACACCATGAAAAGAATATTTGAATCTTATGGTTACGGTGAAATTAAAACTCCAATCTTTGAAGAATTATCGTTGTTCACAACAAAATCTGGAGAAGGAATTAAGGACCAGATATATCACTTTCAAGACAAAAGCGGTAGAGATCTTGCCCTCAGACCAGAATTAACCGCCCCAGTGGCAAGAATGTACATCAAAGAACTTCAAAAAGCACCTAAACCAGTTAAAATGTACTACTTTGGTAGCTGTTTTAGGTATGAAAGACCTCAGGCAGGAAGATTTAGGCAGTTCTGGCAGTTGGGTTGTGAACTTATTGGTGGTAAATCACCAGGTTCTGAAGCTGAAGTAATAAGCATGGCAGCACACTGTCTAGATGAACTGGGACTTGAAAATTATGAAATACACATCGGAAACCTTGGAATTTTGAGGAATATATTGATCGATGCGCAAATTCTGGGTGACACCCAAGATCAGGTTATGGCGGCCATTGATAAAGGGGATGCTGAAGAACTTAAAAACCTTTTAAAATCCATAAATACTGATGAGGATTCTGAAGAACTGTTGTTAAAACTTATTGATATGAAGGGTGATGCATCAATATTGAAGGATGCAGAGGCACTGATCAATTGCAGTGAAAATGCATGTAATGCATTGTTCGAACTTGAAAAACTTTTAGAAGCATTGGAAGCTTTTGGATTTTCAAATTACACCGTTAACCTAGGTATTGCCAGGGGATTGGATTACTACACAGGCACAGTTTTCGAGATATACGTCCATGGTCTTGGTGCGCAAAAACAGATAAGTGGTGGAGGAACCTATAATTTAATAGAGCTGTTTGGCGGGGAAAAGGTGGAATCCACAGGATTTGCATTCGGTTTTGACAGGGTTATGGAAGCCTTGAAAAAACAGCAAACAACCATAGACAAAGAAGAAGCAGTGAAAGTGTTTGTGGCACCTTTAAATTCAGATTTAAGTCTTACTGGTTATGAAATTGTCCAAAAATTAAGGAAAGCCAACATCGGTGCAGAAGTTGATCTGGTCGGTAAAAAGTTGAAGAAGATCCTTTCATACGCTGACACAAAACAGATAAGTTACGTTGTTCTTCTGGGATCCAGAGAGTTTGAAGAGGGTAAAGTAACAGTCAAAGATATGAATACTGGGGAACAGGAATCTGTGAATATTTCAGAGGTAGAATCCTACTTCAAGACTATGCTAATGTGA
- a CDS encoding RNA ligase partner protein translates to MLAKQRFVLDTTAFTDTQLRDDYGEGDLSKTVDAMLDLIAKSRIKLNISCHMPPITYKEFTDYMSRYECPDETLVKAETWIVKKTPNRYDTKIPSEIFYEYVQDMRERMNKGMRISENGIWEAAVESMVMMSRGTQKSEIEAKVLGKAITDFRKRYRAALRKGTLDSAPDLDVLLLAKELGAGVVAADEGIKVWAERLGLRFLSAKSFPQMMEEYLQHYD, encoded by the coding sequence ATGCTTGCAAAACAGAGATTTGTTCTGGATACCACTGCTTTTACAGATACTCAACTTAGAGATGATTATGGAGAAGGTGATCTCTCAAAAACAGTTGATGCAATGCTTGATCTCATTGCAAAATCAAGAATTAAGCTCAATATAAGCTGTCATATGCCTCCAATAACCTATAAAGAATTTACAGATTACATGTCTCGTTATGAATGTCCCGATGAAACCCTTGTGAAAGCAGAAACATGGATAGTGAAAAAAACTCCCAACAGGTACGATACCAAAATTCCCTCTGAAATATTCTATGAATATGTTCAGGACATGAGGGAAAGGATGAACAAAGGTATGAGAATATCTGAAAATGGAATATGGGAAGCAGCAGTAGAGTCCATGGTTATGATGTCACGAGGGACGCAAAAATCCGAAATTGAAGCAAAAGTACTTGGAAAAGCAATTACAGATTTTAGAAAACGTTACAGAGCAGCCTTACGTAAAGGAACCCTGGATAGTGCTCCAGACCTTGATGTTCTTCTGCTTGCCAAGGAACTTGGTGCAGGAGTTGTTGCTGCAGATGAAGGAATAAAGGTATGGGCAGAAAGGTTAGGACTCAGATTTTTAAGTGCCAAATCATTCCCACAAATGATGGAAGAGTACCTTCAGCACTACGACTAA
- the sucD gene encoding succinate--CoA ligase subunit alpha: protein MIILDENTRCIVQGITGKQGSFHAEQMLKYNTNIVAGTSPGKGGQNFNGLPIYNSIEEAKDELDINASIIFVPASFAKDAAFEAISQLDLAVIITEHIPVHDSMEIVEYAKKENTIVIGPNTPGIISPGIGKLGIMPTHIFNEGNIGIVSRSGTLTYEVANQVTNAGMGQSTCVGIGGDPVVGLDFADVLQRFEDDDDTAAMVMIGEIGGNAEEMAADYIKENISKPVIAYIAGVTAPPGKRMGHAGAIIEGDAGTAETKINALEKSGAHVADRPSEIADLIWDLI, encoded by the coding sequence ATGATAATTCTTGATGAAAATACCCGGTGCATTGTTCAGGGAATAACTGGTAAACAGGGATCTTTCCATGCTGAACAGATGCTTAAGTACAACACCAACATCGTTGCTGGAACCAGTCCTGGCAAGGGAGGTCAAAACTTCAATGGACTTCCAATCTACAATTCGATTGAAGAGGCCAAGGATGAGCTGGATATAAATGCATCTATTATTTTTGTTCCAGCATCTTTTGCAAAGGATGCTGCATTTGAAGCAATTTCACAGTTGGATCTCGCAGTTATCATCACAGAACACATTCCTGTACATGATTCCATGGAGATAGTGGAGTATGCAAAAAAGGAGAACACCATTGTAATTGGACCTAACACTCCCGGTATAATCAGTCCGGGAATTGGAAAGCTTGGAATTATGCCAACACATATATTTAACGAAGGAAACATAGGAATCGTGTCTAGAAGCGGTACTTTAACCTACGAAGTGGCAAATCAAGTCACCAATGCAGGAATGGGACAAAGTACCTGCGTAGGAATTGGAGGAGATCCTGTGGTGGGTCTTGACTTTGCAGATGTACTTCAAAGGTTTGAAGATGATGATGACACAGCTGCAATGGTTATGATTGGAGAAATTGGTGGAAACGCAGAAGAAATGGCTGCAGATTACATAAAGGAAAACATTAGCAAACCTGTTATTGCATACATTGCAGGTGTTACAGCACCTCCAGGTAAAAGAATGGGACATGCCGGTGCAATAATAGAGGGTGATGCTGGTACTGCAGAAACCAAAATCAACGCCCTTGAAAAATCCGGTGCTCATGTGGCTGATAGGCCCTCAGAAATTGCCGACCTGATTTGGGATCTAATTTAA
- the aroE gene encoding shikimate dehydrogenase yields the protein MITGKTNVFGIIGDPVEHSLSPGMHNAAFKELGMDNIYVPFQVKAEHLEDAILGAQSLGVKGFNVTIPHKTEVINYLDYLDIAAGLIGAVNTIEFGKNGAVGHNTDGIGAVMAIEEVTPVKNKKVVILGAGGASRAIAFQLLLSGVDNLVIANRTVEKAGELKTDLVEKLDHEVRVSGLDENLTQELSDTAILINTTPVGMYPNVDEKPVVTAEMMHPDMVVNDIVYNPLKTGLLNEADKAGAKSISGIKMLMYQGVEAFKIWTGIEPPVEIFQRALMNELDLDEI from the coding sequence ATGATTACTGGAAAAACAAATGTTTTCGGAATTATAGGTGACCCTGTTGAACATTCATTATCACCAGGAATGCATAATGCAGCTTTTAAAGAACTGGGTATGGATAATATTTACGTACCCTTTCAAGTTAAAGCAGAACATCTTGAAGATGCAATACTCGGAGCTCAATCACTTGGAGTCAAGGGCTTCAACGTTACAATACCCCATAAAACCGAGGTAATAAACTATCTGGACTATTTGGATATTGCAGCAGGACTTATAGGTGCTGTAAACACCATAGAATTCGGAAAAAATGGTGCAGTAGGTCATAATACTGATGGTATTGGTGCAGTTATGGCCATTGAAGAGGTAACACCAGTAAAAAATAAAAAAGTGGTCATACTTGGTGCTGGGGGAGCGTCTAGGGCAATAGCTTTTCAGCTGCTTTTAAGTGGTGTGGATAATTTGGTCATCGCTAACAGAACAGTTGAAAAGGCAGGTGAACTCAAAACTGATCTGGTTGAAAAGTTGGATCATGAAGTTCGGGTCTCGGGGCTTGATGAAAATCTCACCCAAGAACTTTCAGATACTGCCATCCTAATAAATACAACTCCTGTGGGAATGTATCCTAATGTCGATGAAAAACCTGTTGTAACTGCTGAGATGATGCATCCAGATATGGTGGTGAACGACATAGTTTACAATCCTCTGAAAACAGGTTTATTAAATGAAGCAGATAAAGCAGGGGCAAAATCAATTTCAGGCATAAAAATGCTCATGTATCAGGGTGTGGAAGCATTTAAGATCTGGACAGGGATAGAACCTCCAGTGGAAATATTTCAACGTGCACTCATGAACGAACTTGATTTGGATGAAATATGA
- a CDS encoding sugar phosphate isomerase/epimerase family protein: MKIGVSTLALSPTPLETVLTGLEDRKVEYCEIMNEYPYNDIDSDVVGSYNLKISIHSPLSDVNIASYNDRMRTSSVSAIKNSIDTAVSVGSDVVVVHPGQVPILGKKFIDRIKEHSLESLRECSNYADENGIMICIENMPDFEELLLRDLNEVHNVAEELDSHITLDVGHAYNMNFSVEEMLSSPRIKHIHLSDNDGSYDSHDAIGSTNIDFKSLFKELKSVNYDGILVVEVKDPAALTESLDYIKNELKI; this comes from the coding sequence ATGAAAATAGGAGTATCTACATTGGCACTTTCGCCAACACCCCTGGAAACTGTGTTAACAGGTTTAGAAGATAGGAAGGTGGAGTACTGCGAAATAATGAATGAGTATCCCTACAACGATATTGACAGCGATGTTGTAGGGTCCTACAACCTCAAGATCAGTATTCATTCACCACTATCTGATGTCAACATCGCAAGCTACAACGATAGGATGAGAACATCATCGGTGTCAGCCATCAAAAATTCAATAGATACTGCAGTATCGGTTGGAAGTGATGTTGTTGTGGTTCATCCAGGTCAGGTTCCAATACTTGGAAAAAAGTTCATTGACAGGATCAAAGAGCACAGTTTAGAATCTCTGAGGGAATGTTCAAACTACGCAGATGAAAATGGGATCATGATCTGCATAGAAAATATGCCAGATTTTGAAGAGCTTCTACTGAGGGATCTAAACGAAGTTCACAATGTGGCTGAGGAGTTAGATTCCCACATAACTTTAGATGTTGGCCATGCCTACAACATGAACTTCTCTGTTGAGGAAATGTTAAGTTCCCCAAGAATAAAACATATCCACCTATCAGACAACGATGGAAGCTATGATAGCCACGATGCAATCGGAAGTACAAACATAGACTTCAAATCCCTGTTTAAAGAATTAAAATCTGTGAATTATGATGGAATATTAGTTGTTGAAGTGAAGGATCCTGCTGCTTTAACAGAGAGTTTGGATTATATCAAAAATGAGTTGAAGATCTAA